Proteins encoded in a region of the Vicia villosa cultivar HV-30 ecotype Madison, WI linkage group LG5, Vvil1.0, whole genome shotgun sequence genome:
- the LOC131602513 gene encoding F-box/kelch-repeat protein At3g06240-like isoform X1: MMDSATVSHDDQKVSRRYIPISFYMDSAVNHPGPSRKVSKNSIPLSFYTTTHVYHPAPDPTSESKIDVFVVNEENDTRKKNPLSFYMDPTVSHPGPLLINYIQPYSSSESNSSESKIIFGSFGSESSESKSVAKVSKNYIPLSTAIPDEFAFSILSKLSIKSLKRFGCVCKSWSALFENTDFMTMYREHFISRHGSDDDYHTFILTSDKLDHGLVHSEFHLVENRLELNLPSPLQRSGEYTCILGSTSVNGFFCLGQHYLAMKTPQYVLWNPLTDEFMGIPSSPTELTPKHPSFDTLSLEPIFHGFGYDQLRHDFKVVQYVSFVSARSSRLTTSFFEIYSLKSNSWRMIDMDNDLSHWGYFYSRAFSGHEVYLDGACHWLVSECINHRRAMTVLSFDLSREVFFTTPVGEQPYAPYADLLCLTVLNGSIALLSNHHDDVVFHISILGELGVSESWIKLYTYGPSPSIQWPPLGFGKMGHLFIRKKDHEIAYVDLSTQIIQEVGITSGKTNYNIGGLYKESLLSSEDQCN, translated from the coding sequence ATGATGGATTCCGCCACCGTGTCCCACGATGATCAGAAGGTTAGCAGAAGATATATTCCAATATCATTCTACATGGATTCCGCCGTCAACCACCCTGGTCCGAGTCGTAAGGTCAGCAAAAACTCTATCCCACTATCGTTCTACACAACCACCCACGTCTACCACCCTGCTCCTGATCCGACCTCTGAATCAAAGATTGATGTATTTGTAGTAAACGAAGAAAACGATACCAGAAAGAAGAATCCACTATCGTTCTACATGGATCCCACCGTCTCCCACCCTGGTCCGTTGCTTATAAACTATATACAACCATACAGTTCATCTGAATCTAATTCATCTGAATCAAAGATCATCTTTGGTAGCTTTGGTTCCGAATCCTCTGAATCAAAGTCTGTGGCAAAGGTCAGCAAAAACTATATTCCACTATCCACCGCTATTCCCGATGAATTTGCTTTCTCTATTCTTTCAAAACTCTCTATTAAGTCATTGAAGCGCTTTGGATGCGTGTGCAAATCATGGTCCGCTTTATTTGAAAATACTGATTTCATGACAATGTACAGAGAACATTTCATATCTCGTCATGGTTCTGACGATGATTATCATACATTTATTCTCACAAGTGATAAGCTTGATCATGGTCTTGTCCACTCTGAATTTCATTTGGTCGAAAATAGACTCGAACTAAATTTGCCATCTCCACTTCAACGGTCTGGCGAATATACTTGTATTCTCGGCTCCACAAGTGTTAACGGCTTTTTTTGTCTCGGCCAACATTATCTAGCTATGAAGACGCCCCAATATGTATTATGGAATCCCCTTACCGACGAATTCATGGGCATTCCTTCTAGCCCCACTGAACTTACACCAAAACACCCTAGTTTCGACACCCTCAGTCTCGAACCTATTTTTCACGGGTTTGGTTATGACCAACTTAGACATGACTTTAAGGTCGTTCAGTATGTATCATTTGTTTCCGCTCGCTCTTCTCGGCTTACAACAAGTTTTTTTGAGATATATAGTTTAAAAAGTAATTCTTGGAGAATGATCGACATGGACAATGATCTGTCTCATTGGGGTTATTTTTATTCTAGGGCATTTTCTGGTCACGAAGTTTATCTGGATGGAGCGTGTCATTGGTTGGTTTCGGAATGTATCAACCATCGAAGGGCTATGACCGTCTTGTCATTTGACTTGAGTCGTGAGGTGTTCTTTACAACACCCGTCGGGGAACAACCTTATGCTCCATACGCTGATCTTCTATGCTTGACAGTGTTAAATGGATCTATTGCTTTACTATCCAATCATCACGACGATGTTGTTTTTCACATATCTATTCTGGGTGAACTCGGTGTGAGTGAATCATGGATCAAACTATATACTTATGGCCCCTCACCTTCCATCCAATGGCCACCACTTGGATTTGGGAAGATGGGACATCTTTTCATTAGAAAAAAAGATCATGAAATCGCCTATGTTGATTTGAGCACCCAAATTATTCAGGAGGTTGGTATTACTAGTGGAAAGACAAATTATAATATTGGCGGTCTTTACAAGGAAAGCCTTCTTTCGTCGGAGGATCAATGTAACtag
- the LOC131602513 gene encoding F-box/kelch-repeat protein At3g06240-like isoform X2, which yields MDPTVSHPGPLLINYIQPYSSSESNSSESKIIFGSFGSESSESKSVAKVSKNYIPLSTAIPDEFAFSILSKLSIKSLKRFGCVCKSWSALFENTDFMTMYREHFISRHGSDDDYHTFILTSDKLDHGLVHSEFHLVENRLELNLPSPLQRSGEYTCILGSTSVNGFFCLGQHYLAMKTPQYVLWNPLTDEFMGIPSSPTELTPKHPSFDTLSLEPIFHGFGYDQLRHDFKVVQYVSFVSARSSRLTTSFFEIYSLKSNSWRMIDMDNDLSHWGYFYSRAFSGHEVYLDGACHWLVSECINHRRAMTVLSFDLSREVFFTTPVGEQPYAPYADLLCLTVLNGSIALLSNHHDDVVFHISILGELGVSESWIKLYTYGPSPSIQWPPLGFGKMGHLFIRKKDHEIAYVDLSTQIIQEVGITSGKTNYNIGGLYKESLLSSEDQCN from the coding sequence ATGGATCCCACCGTCTCCCACCCTGGTCCGTTGCTTATAAACTATATACAACCATACAGTTCATCTGAATCTAATTCATCTGAATCAAAGATCATCTTTGGTAGCTTTGGTTCCGAATCCTCTGAATCAAAGTCTGTGGCAAAGGTCAGCAAAAACTATATTCCACTATCCACCGCTATTCCCGATGAATTTGCTTTCTCTATTCTTTCAAAACTCTCTATTAAGTCATTGAAGCGCTTTGGATGCGTGTGCAAATCATGGTCCGCTTTATTTGAAAATACTGATTTCATGACAATGTACAGAGAACATTTCATATCTCGTCATGGTTCTGACGATGATTATCATACATTTATTCTCACAAGTGATAAGCTTGATCATGGTCTTGTCCACTCTGAATTTCATTTGGTCGAAAATAGACTCGAACTAAATTTGCCATCTCCACTTCAACGGTCTGGCGAATATACTTGTATTCTCGGCTCCACAAGTGTTAACGGCTTTTTTTGTCTCGGCCAACATTATCTAGCTATGAAGACGCCCCAATATGTATTATGGAATCCCCTTACCGACGAATTCATGGGCATTCCTTCTAGCCCCACTGAACTTACACCAAAACACCCTAGTTTCGACACCCTCAGTCTCGAACCTATTTTTCACGGGTTTGGTTATGACCAACTTAGACATGACTTTAAGGTCGTTCAGTATGTATCATTTGTTTCCGCTCGCTCTTCTCGGCTTACAACAAGTTTTTTTGAGATATATAGTTTAAAAAGTAATTCTTGGAGAATGATCGACATGGACAATGATCTGTCTCATTGGGGTTATTTTTATTCTAGGGCATTTTCTGGTCACGAAGTTTATCTGGATGGAGCGTGTCATTGGTTGGTTTCGGAATGTATCAACCATCGAAGGGCTATGACCGTCTTGTCATTTGACTTGAGTCGTGAGGTGTTCTTTACAACACCCGTCGGGGAACAACCTTATGCTCCATACGCTGATCTTCTATGCTTGACAGTGTTAAATGGATCTATTGCTTTACTATCCAATCATCACGACGATGTTGTTTTTCACATATCTATTCTGGGTGAACTCGGTGTGAGTGAATCATGGATCAAACTATATACTTATGGCCCCTCACCTTCCATCCAATGGCCACCACTTGGATTTGGGAAGATGGGACATCTTTTCATTAGAAAAAAAGATCATGAAATCGCCTATGTTGATTTGAGCACCCAAATTATTCAGGAGGTTGGTATTACTAGTGGAAAGACAAATTATAATATTGGCGGTCTTTACAAGGAAAGCCTTCTTTCGTCGGAGGATCAATGTAACtag
- the LOC131602514 gene encoding O-fucosyltransferase 23-like isoform X1: MEFLINCKLMKLMGGGNLNSLVCKIVFLFIAVLILRSLLFPSNNVVYMTNKNVGFVVEQEKFLEVPQIVWGLNNQKIAFARACLTARMLNRTLLMPSLSASLFYKEVDLLKPISFDKVFQFDKFNDLCSGFVRLGRYSDLTNATKVIEIQKGSGRKWTIERDLDHLREVKNGSFDEYEVVKIVGKNPFLWHDHWPVKDYAKVFECLVLVDEISQEADRVVSMIREVGNNDRYVAVHMRVEIDWMIHCKKLEQRLNTNQICSSKNEIIERVGNIEGLNKSPPIVLYLAVADKLLQNSSILEGWKDGFLPYEKKKLGVDKIYGKYSYLVQSAIDYEVCLRANVFVGNSFSTFSSLIVLERTQKMMKLGVSSMCGSDVKWPSFAYNIQGELNGPMRWVTNMSDSSLQAISYGTNHISC; this comes from the coding sequence ATGGAATTTCTGATTAATTGCAAGCTTATGAAGTTAATGGGTGGTGGCAATCTGAATTCCCTAGTTTGCAAGATTGTGTTTTTGTTTATTGCTGTGTTGATCCTAAGATCCTTATTGTTTCCTTCCAACAATGTTGTTTATATGACCAATAAGAATGTTGGTTTTGTTGTTGAACAAGAAAAGTTTTTGGAGGTTCCACAGATTGTGTGGGGGTTAAACAAccaaaagattgcatttgcaagGGCTTGTCTCACAGCTAGAATGTTGAACAGAACTCTCTTGATGCCTAGTCTTAGTGCTTCCTTGTTTTACAAGGAAGTTGATCTTTTGAAACCAATTTCATTTGACAAGGTGTTCCAATTTGACAAGTTTAATGATCTATGCAGCGGTTTTGTCCGATTGGGGCGTTACTCGGATCTCACGAACGCAACGAAGGTGATCGAAATCCAGAAAGGAAGTGGTAGAAAGTGGACTATAGAGAGGGATTTGGATCACTTGAGAGAGGTTAAAAATGGTTCATTTGATGAGTATGAGGTGGTTAAGATTGTTGGAAAAAACCCTTTTTTGTGGCATGATCATTGGCCGGTTAAGGATTACGCTAAGGTTTTCGAGTGCTTAGTTTTGGTCGATGAGATTTCTCAAGAAGCCGATAGAGTTGTGTCTATGATTAGGGAAGTTGGAAACAATGATCGATATGTTGCGGTTCACATGAGGGTAGAAATTGATTGGATGATTCATTGCAAGAAATTGGAGCAAAGATTGAACACAAATCAAATATGTAGTAGCAAAAACGAGATAATCGAACGAGTCGGGAACATTGAAGGTCTTAATAAGAGTCCTCCAATTGTTCTTTATCTTGCAGTGGCTGataaacttcttcaaaactctTCAATACTTGAAGGTTGGAAAGATGGTTTTTTACCTTATGAGAAGAAGAAACTTGGTGTTGATAAAATCTATGGGAAATATTCTTATTTAGTTCAGTCTGCAATTGATTATGAAGTGTGTTTGAGAGCTAATGTGTTTGTTGGAAACagtttttctactttttcaagCCTTATAGTTCTTGAAAGAACacaaaagatgatgaaattaggTGTGAGTTCCATGTGTGGAAGTGATGTAAAATGGCCTTCTTTTGCATATAATATACAAGGAGAATTGAATGGCCCTATGAGATGGGTTACAAATATGTCTGATTCAAGTCTCCAAGCTATAAGCTATGGCACTAATCACATTTCGTGTTAA
- the LOC131602514 gene encoding O-fucosyltransferase 23-like isoform X2, whose translation MKLMGGGNLNSLVCKIVFLFIAVLILRSLLFPSNNVVYMTNKNVGFVVEQEKFLEVPQIVWGLNNQKIAFARACLTARMLNRTLLMPSLSASLFYKEVDLLKPISFDKVFQFDKFNDLCSGFVRLGRYSDLTNATKVIEIQKGSGRKWTIERDLDHLREVKNGSFDEYEVVKIVGKNPFLWHDHWPVKDYAKVFECLVLVDEISQEADRVVSMIREVGNNDRYVAVHMRVEIDWMIHCKKLEQRLNTNQICSSKNEIIERVGNIEGLNKSPPIVLYLAVADKLLQNSSILEGWKDGFLPYEKKKLGVDKIYGKYSYLVQSAIDYEVCLRANVFVGNSFSTFSSLIVLERTQKMMKLGVSSMCGSDVKWPSFAYNIQGELNGPMRWVTNMSDSSLQAISYGTNHISC comes from the coding sequence ATGAAGTTAATGGGTGGTGGCAATCTGAATTCCCTAGTTTGCAAGATTGTGTTTTTGTTTATTGCTGTGTTGATCCTAAGATCCTTATTGTTTCCTTCCAACAATGTTGTTTATATGACCAATAAGAATGTTGGTTTTGTTGTTGAACAAGAAAAGTTTTTGGAGGTTCCACAGATTGTGTGGGGGTTAAACAAccaaaagattgcatttgcaagGGCTTGTCTCACAGCTAGAATGTTGAACAGAACTCTCTTGATGCCTAGTCTTAGTGCTTCCTTGTTTTACAAGGAAGTTGATCTTTTGAAACCAATTTCATTTGACAAGGTGTTCCAATTTGACAAGTTTAATGATCTATGCAGCGGTTTTGTCCGATTGGGGCGTTACTCGGATCTCACGAACGCAACGAAGGTGATCGAAATCCAGAAAGGAAGTGGTAGAAAGTGGACTATAGAGAGGGATTTGGATCACTTGAGAGAGGTTAAAAATGGTTCATTTGATGAGTATGAGGTGGTTAAGATTGTTGGAAAAAACCCTTTTTTGTGGCATGATCATTGGCCGGTTAAGGATTACGCTAAGGTTTTCGAGTGCTTAGTTTTGGTCGATGAGATTTCTCAAGAAGCCGATAGAGTTGTGTCTATGATTAGGGAAGTTGGAAACAATGATCGATATGTTGCGGTTCACATGAGGGTAGAAATTGATTGGATGATTCATTGCAAGAAATTGGAGCAAAGATTGAACACAAATCAAATATGTAGTAGCAAAAACGAGATAATCGAACGAGTCGGGAACATTGAAGGTCTTAATAAGAGTCCTCCAATTGTTCTTTATCTTGCAGTGGCTGataaacttcttcaaaactctTCAATACTTGAAGGTTGGAAAGATGGTTTTTTACCTTATGAGAAGAAGAAACTTGGTGTTGATAAAATCTATGGGAAATATTCTTATTTAGTTCAGTCTGCAATTGATTATGAAGTGTGTTTGAGAGCTAATGTGTTTGTTGGAAACagtttttctactttttcaagCCTTATAGTTCTTGAAAGAACacaaaagatgatgaaattaggTGTGAGTTCCATGTGTGGAAGTGATGTAAAATGGCCTTCTTTTGCATATAATATACAAGGAGAATTGAATGGCCCTATGAGATGGGTTACAAATATGTCTGATTCAAGTCTCCAAGCTATAAGCTATGGCACTAATCACATTTCGTGTTAA